In Aegilops tauschii subsp. strangulata cultivar AL8/78 chromosome 3, Aet v6.0, whole genome shotgun sequence, one genomic interval encodes:
- the LOC109767961 gene encoding calcium uniporter protein 6, mitochondrial: MSMWRFSRPLLRAAASAGAPAAAPPRARAAASAAACWLPPPPQQPPCGLFQQRFRFASLPAAEAAAGRDPEAEVTAEEARRLMRMANVEALKRRLGDGEVIPYAELLRKCEEAGAARTRAEATALAGALDEAGVVLLFRDKVYLQPDKIVDLVRKAMPLALTPEDDPRKEELKQLQTHLEEINKLAHKQVRRILWSGLGFLITQVGLFFRLTFWEFSWDVMEPITFFTTATGLVVGYAYFLITSRDPTYRDFMERMFQSRQRKLIQRQKFNLDRYLELQRCCKDPLEKICGTSHFSNADIAHLHELSVHK; encoded by the exons ATGTCAATGTGGCGCTTCTCccgcccgctcctccgcgccgccgccagcgcgggcgccccggccgccgcgccgccgcgcgcgcgggccgccgcctccgccgcggcGTGCTGGCTGCCCCCGCCGCCGCAGCAGCCGCCGTGCGGCCTCTTCCAGCAGCGGTTCCGCTTCGCGTCGCtgccggcggcggaggcggccgcgGGGAGGGACCCGGAGGCCGAGGTGACGGCGGAGGAGGCGAGGCGGCTCATGCGGATGGCCAACGTGGAGGCGCTCAAGCGGCGGCTCGGGGACGGCGAGGTGATCCCCTACGCGGAGCTGCTGCGCAAGTGCGAGGAGGCCGGCGCCGCCCGCACCCGCGCCGAGGCCACCGCGCTCGCCGGCGCGCTCGACGAGGCCGGCGTCGTGCTCCTCTTCCGCGACAAGGTCTACCTCCAGCCCGACAAG ATTGTGGATCTTGTAAGAAAAGCTATGCCCCTTGCACTGACACCTGAGGATGACCCAAGAAAGGAAGAGCTCAAGCAACTCCAGACACATTTGGAAGAAATCAACAAGCTCGCACACAAGCAAGTCCGGCGTATCCTCTGGTCTGGGCTAGGGTTCCTGATCACACAGGTCGGGCTCTTCTTCAGGCTGACCTTCTGGGAGTTCTCGTGGGACGTCATGGAGCCCATCACATTCTTCACAACTGCGACGGGCCTGGTTGTCGGGTACGCCTACTTCCTCATCACATCAAGGGATCCGACGTACCGAGACTTCATGGAGAGGATGTTCCAGTCCCGGCAGAGGAAGTTGATCCAGAGGCAGAAGTTCAACCTGGACAGGTACCTGGAGCTCCAGAGGTGCTGCAAGGATCCTCTGGAGAAGATCTGCGGCACAAGCCATTTCTCCAACGCCGACATCGCTCATCTCCATGAGCTGTCTGTCCACAAGTGA